From a single Candidatus Fusobacterium pullicola genomic region:
- the cbiT gene encoding precorrin-6Y C5,15-methyltransferase (decarboxylating) subunit CbiT → MHIYDKDFVQGELPMTKQEVRAVTVAKLQLKPNSILIDVGAGTGTIGIECATYISNGKVIGIEKEEKGLETIKENIKKFNLTNYELIHGRAPEAIPNIAYDRMFIGGSTGSMKNILEHFIKYSTVDARLVINTIALESLNDTMSLLKEYGFKDIEVVNMMVSRGKKIGPYTMMYGENPIYIITVDKNSL, encoded by the coding sequence TTGCATATATATGATAAGGATTTTGTTCAAGGGGAATTACCTATGACAAAACAAGAAGTAAGAGCCGTAACAGTTGCCAAACTTCAGTTAAAACCTAACTCTATATTGATAGATGTAGGAGCTGGAACAGGAACTATAGGTATTGAGTGTGCTACATATATTTCCAATGGAAAAGTAATAGGAATTGAAAAAGAGGAAAAAGGATTAGAGACTATAAAAGAAAATATAAAAAAATTTAATCTAACTAATTATGAGTTAATACATGGAAGAGCTCCAGAAGCTATTCCTAATATAGCATATGATAGAATGTTTATAGGTGGTTCGACTGGAAGTATGAAAAATATATTAGAACACTTTATAAAATATTCAACTGTTGATGCTAGACTTGTAATTAATACTATAGCTCTAGAAAGTCTGAATGATACAATGAGTTTATTAAAGGAGTATGGATTTAAAGATATAGAAGTGGTAAATATGATGGTATCAAGAGGTAAAAAAATAGGTCCATATACAATGATGTATGGAGAGAATCCTATTTATATAATTACTGTAGATAAAAATTCTTTATAA
- the cbiE gene encoding precorrin-6y C5,15-methyltransferase (decarboxylating) subunit CbiE yields MKKINIVGLGPGNIDYITKGGIDIIKKCEVAVGGARQLEEISSLLLPTCEKYTLGKLTELISYINSHRDKNICVIVSGDTGFYSLLSFMRKNYSREELNVIPGISSYQYLFSRIGEAWQDYRLLSVHGRETEYIEIFAGEKGIVLLTDGINTPYAIAKNIYNAGYRDVEIVVGERLSYPDEKITFIDIKEYEKLNREFAINIVIVRKLNI; encoded by the coding sequence CTGAAAAAGATTAATATAGTTGGACTTGGGCCGGGAAATATAGATTATATTACTAAGGGTGGTATAGATATTATAAAAAAGTGTGAGGTAGCAGTAGGAGGGGCAAGGCAATTAGAGGAGATATCCTCTCTACTCCTACCTACTTGTGAAAAATATACCTTGGGAAAACTTACCGAACTGATAAGTTATATAAATAGTCATAGAGATAAAAATATCTGTGTGATAGTATCTGGGGATACAGGTTTTTATAGTCTACTTAGCTTTATGAGAAAAAATTACTCAAGGGAAGAGTTAAATGTAATTCCAGGGATATCTTCATATCAATATCTTTTTTCTCGTATAGGAGAGGCATGGCAAGATTATAGACTTCTTAGTGTACATGGAAGAGAGACAGAATATATAGAGATATTTGCAGGAGAAAAGGGTATAGTATTACTTACTGATGGAATAAATACTCCATATGCTATTGCTAAGAATATATATAATGCTGGTTATAGGGATGTAGAGATTGTAGTAGGAGAGAGACTTTCCTATCCAGATGAGAAAATTACCTTTATAGATATTAAGGAGTATGAAAAGTTAAATAGAGAGTTTGCTATAAATATTGTTATAGTAAGAAAACTTAATATTTAA
- the cbiD gene encoding cobalt-precorrin-5B (C(1))-methyltransferase CbiD: MSENLKYGYTTGTCSAVGIKAGLEALLNNNYLEKIKFTVLNGEEILVPVNKIKVRKNSVSVSIIKYAGDDPDVTNGIHICTKVKLVDKLPEVERGLYFDRFVLIGGRGVGRVTKLGLQVEIGKSAINPGPQKMIEKIVNEILEKENKKAIVTIYVPEGREKAKKTFNPKLGIVGGISILGSTGIVKPMSEEALKDSMFVELKVLRMDKNRDWCIFTFGNYSKNYCERLNLDLEQTTVISNYVGFMIDSAVKLGFKKILLLGHIGKAIKIAGGIFNTHSRVADARMEIMGANAFLCGESSENITKILSSNTVEEACDYIEKKEFFSFIANKVKRKVEEYSREELECEVLLFSFKGDTLGCSKNFYQMAGELAEKD, translated from the coding sequence ATGTCTGAAAATCTAAAGTATGGATATACCACTGGGACTTGTTCTGCTGTTGGTATAAAAGCTGGATTAGAGGCTCTTTTAAATAATAACTATTTAGAAAAAATAAAATTTACAGTTCTAAATGGAGAGGAAATTTTAGTTCCAGTAAATAAAATAAAAGTTAGAAAAAATTCGGTAAGTGTATCTATTATAAAGTATGCTGGAGATGACCCTGATGTAACTAATGGCATACACATATGTACAAAAGTAAAATTAGTAGATAAACTACCTGAAGTAGAAAGAGGACTGTATTTTGATAGATTTGTTTTAATTGGTGGAAGAGGAGTAGGAAGGGTTACTAAGCTTGGTTTACAGGTTGAGATAGGTAAATCTGCTATAAATCCAGGGCCTCAAAAAATGATAGAAAAAATAGTTAATGAAATATTAGAAAAGGAAAATAAAAAAGCGATAGTAACTATATATGTGCCAGAGGGGCGGGAGAAAGCTAAAAAAACCTTTAATCCTAAACTTGGGATAGTAGGAGGAATATCTATTCTTGGATCAACTGGTATTGTCAAACCCATGAGTGAAGAAGCTCTTAAAGACTCTATGTTCGTAGAGTTAAAAGTACTAAGAATGGATAAAAATAGAGATTGGTGTATTTTTACATTTGGTAATTATAGTAAAAATTATTGTGAAAGGTTAAACTTAGACTTAGAACAAACAACTGTCATAAGTAATTATGTGGGCTTTATGATAGACTCTGCTGTAAAACTTGGCTTCAAGAAAATTCTCTTACTTGGACATATAGGGAAAGCTATTAAAATAGCTGGTGGAATATTTAATACTCATAGTAGAGTGGCAGATGCACGTATGGAGATAATGGGAGCAAATGCCTTTTTATGTGGAGAGAGTTCTGAAAATATAACTAAGATATTGAGCTCTAACACTGTGGAAGAAGCTTGTGATTATATTGAAAAAAAAGAGTTTTTCTCTTTTATAGCTAATAAAGTAAAAAGAAAGGTAGAGGAATACTCTAGAGAAGAGTTAGAGTGTGAAGTTTTACTCTTCTCTTTCAAAGGAGATACACTTGGTTGTAGTAAAAATTTTTACCAAATGGCAGGTGAGTTAGCTGAAAAAGATTAA
- a CDS encoding precorrin-8X methylmutase, with protein sequence MSTYIKVPQDIEKRSFEIIEEELGEKREKFDEKTLPIVKRVIHTTADFEYADLIEFHNGAVESGMEALKDGCKIYCDTNMIVNGLSKLVLGKFNSTAYCLVSDEEVIKEAKERGVTRSIVGMEKAGKDEETKIFLIGNAPTALFQLKEMIEKGEIKKPALVVGVPVGFVGAAESKEVFKELKLPYITINGRKGGSTVAVSILHGILYQMYKREGF encoded by the coding sequence ATGAGTACATATATAAAAGTTCCTCAAGATATTGAGAAGAGAAGTTTTGAAATAATAGAGGAAGAGTTAGGAGAAAAGAGAGAAAAATTTGATGAGAAAACTCTTCCTATCGTGAAAAGAGTAATACATACAACTGCTGATTTTGAGTATGCTGATTTGATAGAGTTTCATAATGGAGCTGTCGAGAGTGGAATGGAAGCTTTAAAAGATGGGTGTAAAATTTATTGTGATACAAATATGATAGTAAATGGTTTAAGTAAGTTAGTTTTAGGAAAATTTAATTCAACAGCCTATTGTTTAGTATCTGATGAAGAGGTTATAAAAGAGGCTAAAGAAAGAGGGGTTACTCGTTCAATAGTAGGAATGGAAAAAGCTGGAAAAGATGAGGAAACAAAAATATTTTTAATAGGAAATGCCCCAACAGCTTTATTTCAACTAAAAGAGATGATAGAAAAGGGAGAGATTAAAAAGCCTGCTCTTGTAGTAGGAGTTCCAGTTGGATTTGTAGGAGCTGCTGAATCAAAAGAGGTATTTAAAGAATTAAAACTTCCATATATAACTATAAATGGAAGAAAGGGAGGAAGTACTGTAGCTGTATCTATTTTACATGGAATACTTTATCAGATGTATAAAAGAGAGGGATTTTAA
- a CDS encoding cobyrinate a,c-diamide synthase has translation MKGFMIAGVSSGIGKTTVSMGLMSLFENVSPFKVGPDYIDTTFHQFVTGNKSYNLDLFMMGEEGVKYSFYKHHKGISIVEGVMGLYDGMDHGLDNNSSAHLSRVLDLPVILIVSGGGKSTSIAAEVLGYKMLDNRVKIAGIIINRTTEAMYKHYKEAIEKYTEIECVGYIPKDENFEIGSRHLGLLQAGEIDNLKFKVEKLKEVLMKTINIKKLLEIAELGEREKVDNPFENIKNRYSGVKIGVAKDRAFSFYYNDNLELMEELGIELIPFSPITDKKIPEVDLLYFGGGYPENYAKELSNNIEMMNSIKEYYNKNGKIYGECGGFMYLSSGIKLLDDKYFPMCDIIKCSIEMKDRLDISRFGYISLHEDESLVGRGHEFHYSKIYDIEKDSRKYKAVKPNGKEWSCVFKEKNCRAGYPHIHFFKSLDYLDKIINGQIKE, from the coding sequence GTGAAAGGTTTTATGATAGCTGGAGTAAGTAGTGGAATAGGAAAAACTACTGTATCAATGGGACTTATGTCACTCTTTGAAAATGTTTCTCCATTTAAAGTAGGTCCAGATTATATAGATACAACATTTCATCAATTTGTAACTGGAAATAAAAGCTATAACTTAGATTTGTTTATGATGGGAGAGGAGGGAGTGAAATACTCTTTCTATAAACATCATAAAGGAATCTCAATAGTTGAAGGAGTGATGGGACTATATGATGGAATGGATCATGGCTTAGATAATAATAGTTCGGCACATTTATCGAGAGTACTAGACCTCCCAGTTATTTTGATAGTTAGTGGTGGTGGAAAGAGTACAAGTATAGCTGCTGAAGTACTTGGATATAAAATGTTAGATAATAGAGTTAAAATAGCTGGTATAATAATTAATAGAACCACTGAAGCTATGTACAAACATTACAAAGAGGCAATAGAAAAATATACAGAGATAGAGTGTGTTGGCTATATACCTAAAGATGAAAACTTTGAGATTGGAAGCAGACATCTTGGACTTTTACAAGCTGGAGAGATAGATAATTTAAAATTTAAAGTTGAAAAATTGAAAGAAGTATTAATGAAAACTATCAATATAAAAAAACTTCTTGAAATAGCTGAACTTGGAGAGAGAGAGAAAGTAGATAATCCATTTGAAAATATAAAAAATAGATATAGTGGAGTGAAAATAGGAGTAGCCAAAGATAGAGCCTTTAGTTTTTACTATAACGATAACCTTGAACTTATGGAGGAGTTAGGAATAGAATTAATTCCCTTTTCTCCCATAACTGATAAAAAAATACCAGAAGTAGATTTACTATATTTTGGTGGAGGTTATCCAGAAAATTATGCTAAGGAATTATCAAATAACATAGAGATGATGAATAGTATAAAAGAATATTATAATAAAAATGGAAAAATCTATGGCGAGTGTGGTGGGTTTATGTACCTTAGCTCTGGAATAAAATTACTAGATGACAAATATTTTCCTATGTGTGATATTATAAAATGTAGTATAGAAATGAAAGATAGACTAGATATTTCTAGATTTGGTTATATATCTCTTCATGAAGATGAGAGTCTTGTAGGAAGAGGACACGAATTTCACTATTCAAAAATATATGATATAGAAAAGGATAGTAGAAAATATAAAGCCGTAAAACCTAATGGTAAAGAGTGGTCTTGTGTCTTTAAAGAAAAAAATTGTAGAGCTGGTTATCCACATATACATTTTTTTAAAAGTTTAGATTATTTAGATAAAATAATAAATGGACAGATAAAGGAGTAA
- a CDS encoding aminotransferase class I/II-fold pyridoxal phosphate-dependent enzyme, translating to MDLHGGNIYRLKREGKGELLDYSSNINPLGTPEKFKKSVIENFDILEKYPDPDYIELRESIGKYNNVDIENIVVGNGATEMLFLYMKSLKPKKALIVAPTFAEYRRALESIDCEIDYFVLDEKEDFNLNMEKFIDSIPQCDLVVMCNPNNPTGNFISIENIKKINEELKKRNIKLFIDEAFIEFIKGWEKFTAVNLKDSNIFVMRALTKFFAVPGLRLGYGISYDEKIMKTLPKYKEPWSINSFADIAGKTMLRDKEYIEKSESWIEEEKVWFYNETLKIEGIKTYRTNTNFILIQLLNKSSNEVREKLIERGIVIRDASNFVGLNNYYIRLAIKDRENNMKVLKNLAEVVK from the coding sequence ATGGACTTACACGGTGGAAATATATATAGATTAAAAAGAGAGGGAAAAGGAGAATTATTAGATTATAGTTCTAATATAAATCCTTTGGGAACCCCTGAGAAATTTAAAAAAAGTGTGATAGAAAATTTTGATATATTAGAAAAATACCCAGACCCAGATTACATAGAATTAAGAGAGAGCATTGGAAAGTATAATAATGTTGATATAGAAAATATAGTAGTAGGAAATGGAGCTACAGAAATGCTTTTTCTATATATGAAGAGTTTAAAACCTAAAAAGGCTTTAATAGTGGCTCCTACCTTTGCTGAATATAGAAGGGCTTTGGAGAGTATAGATTGTGAAATAGATTATTTTGTATTAGATGAAAAAGAAGATTTTAATTTGAATATGGAAAAATTTATAGACTCTATACCTCAATGTGACTTAGTAGTAATGTGTAATCCTAACAATCCAACTGGAAATTTTATATCCATTGAAAATATAAAAAAAATAAATGAGGAGTTGAAAAAAAGAAATATAAAGCTTTTCATAGATGAAGCTTTTATAGAATTTATAAAAGGTTGGGAAAAATTTACAGCTGTAAATTTAAAGGATAGCAATATATTTGTAATGAGAGCATTAACAAAGTTTTTTGCTGTACCAGGGTTGAGATTAGGATATGGAATAAGTTATGATGAAAAGATAATGAAAACTCTTCCTAAATATAAAGAGCCTTGGAGTATAAATAGCTTCGCTGATATAGCAGGAAAAACTATGTTACGGGATAAAGAGTATATAGAAAAGAGTGAAAGTTGGATAGAAGAGGAAAAAGTTTGGTTTTATAATGAAACTCTAAAGATAGAGGGAATAAAAACATATAGAACTAACACAAATTTTATTTTGATACAACTTTTAAATAAGAGTTCTAATGAAGTAAGAGAAAAATTGATAGAGAGAGGAATAGTCATAAGAGATGCATCTAACTTTGTAGGATTAAATAATTACTATATTAGACTTGCTATCAAAGATAGAGAAAACAATATGAAGGTATTAAAAAATCTTGCTGAGGTGGTAAAGTGA
- the cbiB gene encoding adenosylcobinamide-phosphate synthase CbiB, with the protein MSFIIRYSIAYILDLILGDPYWFPHPVRFIGKLIEILEKLLYRFKCKKITGGLLAILTIVITFIISFYITKISTILEVFFLYTTLATKSLADEGIRVSNILAEGDMEKAKKELSYLVSRDTNSMDITQIVRSILETISENTVDGVIAPMFFAFVGSFFSMEGVSLALPFAMGYKAINTLDSMVGYKNDKYIDFGMISAKIDDIANFIPARLAGGFIIPIGAFILRMNYKNAWKIFYRDRLNHSSPNSGHSEAAFAGALEVQFGGRTSYFGKWHDKPTIGDKIRDFSLTDVKKAVKLLYVSSWVGLATFIILSQLIGVLI; encoded by the coding sequence ATGAGCTTTATAATAAGATATAGTATAGCCTATATATTAGATTTAATTTTAGGAGATCCATATTGGTTTCCACACCCTGTAAGATTTATTGGAAAATTAATAGAGATACTGGAAAAACTCCTATATAGATTTAAGTGTAAAAAAATTACAGGTGGATTATTAGCTATCTTAACAATAGTAATTACTTTTATTATCTCTTTCTATATCACAAAAATTTCAACCATATTGGAAGTATTTTTCCTATATACAACTTTGGCAACTAAAAGTCTAGCTGATGAAGGAATTAGAGTTAGTAATATTCTAGCAGAAGGAGATATGGAAAAAGCTAAAAAGGAGTTATCTTATTTAGTAAGTAGAGATACTAATAGTATGGACATTACCCAAATAGTAAGAAGTATATTAGAGACAATAAGTGAGAATACAGTAGATGGAGTTATTGCCCCTATGTTTTTTGCCTTTGTAGGAAGCTTCTTTTCTATGGAGGGAGTATCTCTTGCTCTTCCTTTTGCTATGGGATATAAAGCAATAAATACTTTAGATTCTATGGTGGGATATAAAAATGATAAATATATAGATTTTGGAATGATATCTGCTAAGATAGATGATATAGCTAATTTTATTCCTGCTAGGTTAGCTGGAGGATTTATTATTCCTATTGGAGCTTTTATTTTAAGAATGAATTATAAAAATGCTTGGAAGATTTTTTATAGAGATAGATTAAATCATTCTAGTCCAAACTCTGGTCATTCTGAAGCTGCTTTTGCTGGAGCATTGGAAGTACAGTTTGGTGGAAGAACTAGCTATTTTGGAAAATGGCATGATAAACCCACTATTGGAGATAAGATAAGAGATTTTTCTTTAACTGATGTGAAAAAAGCAGTAAAACTTCTATATGTTTCATCTTGGGTAGGATTAGCTACGTTTATAATTTTATCTCAATTAATAGGAGTGTTGATATAA
- a CDS encoding cobyric acid synthase — translation MKHRNIMVVGTSSGAGKSITVTALCRVLTKDGYKVSPFKSQNMALNSFVTKSGLEMGRAQVVQAYACMIEPEAYMNPILLKPTTDRKIQIIVNGKSIGNMSGIEYGKFKTSLKPEIMKSYDYIRENYDISILEGAGSPVEINIKGEDIANMKMAEMADSPVILVADIDRGGVFASIYGTIMLMSEKERARVKGVIINKFRGDINILKSGLEEIEKLTGIPVIGVMPYTNVDIEDEDSVTERFKRLQKKKGINISVIKLKHISNFTDIDALRMVEDINIKYINSVDEMGEEDIIIIPGTKNTIDDLKELKDNGIATEIIKASKNGKVIIGICGGFQMLGEKIKDPYGIESEIKEIPGLGLLELETVMEKEKNTTQYEGKLSNCTGLLEGLEEEEIKGYEIHQGVTFGNESKVNDEDRIVTVVKGENIFATYLHGIFENEKITRNILNKVRAKKGIELQMKGITFDEYREQQLDKLEKIFRENVDIDKIYEILGE, via the coding sequence ATGAAACATAGGAATATTATGGTAGTAGGAACTTCATCAGGTGCTGGAAAAAGTATTACTGTAACAGCTTTATGTAGAGTATTAACAAAAGATGGATATAAAGTATCTCCATTCAAATCTCAAAATATGGCTTTAAACTCTTTTGTTACAAAGTCTGGGTTAGAGATGGGAAGAGCTCAAGTAGTGCAAGCATATGCTTGTATGATAGAGCCAGAAGCGTATATGAATCCAATTCTATTAAAACCTACAACAGATAGAAAAATTCAAATTATAGTCAATGGAAAATCTATTGGAAACATGAGTGGAATAGAGTATGGTAAATTTAAAACATCTTTAAAACCAGAAATTATGAAATCATATGATTATATAAGAGAAAATTATGATATATCTATACTTGAAGGAGCAGGAAGTCCAGTTGAAATAAATATTAAAGGTGAAGATATAGCAAATATGAAAATGGCGGAGATGGCAGATTCTCCAGTAATCTTAGTAGCTGATATAGATAGAGGTGGAGTTTTTGCATCTATCTATGGAACTATAATGTTGATGTCAGAAAAGGAAAGAGCAAGAGTAAAGGGAGTAATTATAAACAAGTTTAGAGGGGATATAAATATTTTGAAATCTGGATTGGAAGAGATAGAAAAATTAACTGGTATTCCTGTGATTGGAGTGATGCCTTATACTAATGTGGATATTGAGGACGAAGATAGTGTAACAGAAAGATTTAAGAGATTACAAAAGAAAAAGGGAATAAATATCTCTGTTATAAAATTAAAACATATTTCTAATTTTACTGATATAGATGCCTTAAGAATGGTTGAAGATATAAATATAAAATATATAAATTCTGTAGATGAAATGGGAGAAGAGGATATCATTATTATCCCGGGAACTAAAAATACAATTGATGATTTAAAAGAGTTAAAGGATAATGGAATAGCAACAGAGATTATAAAAGCTTCAAAGAATGGTAAGGTAATAATAGGTATCTGTGGTGGCTTTCAAATGTTAGGAGAAAAAATAAAAGATCCATATGGAATTGAAAGTGAAATTAAAGAGATACCAGGATTGGGATTATTAGAACTAGAAACAGTAATGGAAAAAGAAAAAAATACTACACAGTATGAAGGGAAGCTTTCTAATTGTACAGGATTACTTGAAGGACTTGAAGAAGAAGAGATAAAGGGATACGAAATACATCAAGGAGTAACTTTTGGAAATGAAAGTAAGGTCAATGATGAAGATAGAATAGTTACTGTGGTAAAGGGAGAGAATATCTTTGCAACATATCTTCATGGAATATTTGAGAATGAAAAGATAACTAGAAATATACTAAACAAAGTGAGAGCAAAAAAGGGAATCGAACTTCAAATGAAAGGAATAACATTTGATGAATATAGAGAACAACAATTAGATAAATTGGAAAAGATTTTTAGAGAAAATGTTGATATTGATAAAATATATGAGATATTAGGAGAATAA
- a CDS encoding ATP-dependent helicase encodes MWGVLKNLFSKDKKQEVNIRERNIKRSKISPLQKSIKRLEEREVKYVDTSLLSKNYKIKYQSLLNEEQIRALLSTEGQYLVIAGAGSGKTRTIVYRTAWLIENGVAPEKILMITFTRKASEEMKERLKNILGTNKLETTVTTFHSFCAKLIYKYKNLFEIQNLNILEDGEREKIIARIIAKLQLDKKFKGKFYSAEELSNKLEKLEIRKLKLDEIFEKEYIDDILVIKSEYKKYKKKNNLYEFEDLIDMVVKKFRENREFLTLIQKSIEYLVVDEYQDSNLSQRELLKLLIGTDKNLMVVGDDYQSIYGFRGADFTNILKFGDDFPNAQLIKLEKNYRSSEEIIEYINRISQNFELKYNKKVIGTERKVAKVIKISFKDEEKEGRYICEKIIEYSKKISYEEIAILFRNRYSIKVLEKLLLEYKIPYYKKETDKKIGVALYSIHSSKGLEWEVVFIPVLLDGIFPSGIDEETLEEEKRLYYVGCSRAKSYLHLSYPKFHYEKLGYFERKSKFLDY; translated from the coding sequence ATGTGGGGAGTTTTAAAAAATTTATTTAGTAAAGATAAAAAACAAGAGGTAAATATACGGGAGAGGAATATAAAAAGAAGCAAAATTTCTCCATTACAAAAAAGTATAAAAAGATTAGAAGAGAGAGAGGTAAAATATGTAGATACCTCTCTTTTATCTAAAAACTATAAAATAAAATACCAATCTCTTCTTAATGAAGAGCAAATAAGAGCTCTTCTCTCAACAGAGGGACAGTATCTTGTTATAGCAGGAGCTGGTTCTGGAAAGACAAGAACAATTGTGTATCGTACCGCTTGGTTAATAGAAAATGGAGTAGCACCTGAAAAAATTTTAATGATAACATTTACAAGAAAAGCTAGTGAAGAGATGAAAGAAAGATTAAAGAATATTTTGGGAACAAATAAGTTAGAAACGACTGTAACAACATTTCATTCTTTCTGTGCAAAGTTAATATATAAGTATAAAAATCTTTTTGAGATACAGAACCTTAATATATTAGAAGATGGAGAAAGAGAAAAAATTATTGCTAGAATAATCGCAAAACTTCAACTGGATAAGAAGTTTAAGGGAAAGTTTTATAGTGCTGAAGAGCTTTCTAATAAATTGGAAAAATTAGAAATAAGAAAATTAAAATTAGATGAAATTTTTGAAAAAGAGTATATAGATGATATCCTAGTTATTAAGTCCGAATATAAAAAATATAAAAAGAAAAATAATTTATATGAATTTGAGGATTTAATCGATATGGTTGTAAAAAAATTTAGAGAGAATAGAGAGTTTTTAACCCTAATACAAAAAAGTATTGAATATCTAGTTGTAGATGAATATCAAGATAGTAATTTAAGTCAAAGAGAACTTTTAAAGCTTCTCATAGGAACAGATAAAAATCTTATGGTAGTTGGTGATGATTATCAGAGTATTTATGGATTTAGAGGAGCAGATTTTACTAACATTTTAAAATTTGGAGATGACTTTCCGAATGCTCAATTGATTAAATTGGAAAAAAATTATAGAAGTAGTGAAGAGATAATAGAATATATAAATAGAATATCTCAAAATTTTGAATTAAAATATAATAAAAAGGTTATTGGAACTGAAAGAAAAGTTGCCAAGGTAATAAAAATATCTTTTAAAGATGAAGAAAAAGAGGGAAGATATATTTGTGAAAAAATTATAGAGTATAGTAAAAAAATTTCCTATGAAGAGATAGCTATATTATTTAGAAATAGGTACTCTATAAAGGTGTTAGAAAAATTATTACTTGAGTATAAAATACCATATTATAAAAAAGAGACAGATAAAAAAATAGGTGTAGCCCTTTACTCCATACACTCATCTAAAGGATTAGAATGGGAGGTTGTTTTTATTCCTGTTCTTTTAGACGGAATATTCCCAAGTGGAATAGATGAAGAAACTCTTGAAGAAGAGAAGAGACTCTACTATGTAGGATGCAGTAGAGCTAAATCATATCTTCATTTAAGCTATCCAAAATTTCATTATGAAAAACTTGGATACTTTGAAAGAAAATCAAAATTTTTAGATTATTAG
- a CDS encoding Gfo/Idh/MocA family oxidoreductase, translated as MIKFGIIGTSSISEKFIDALQNTNGCKAYAILSRDENKGKNFAEKFGVTKVYTELKKMLEDIEIDAIYIASPNGKHFEQAKLSLEAKKNVICEKPIVPTVKEFDILKDIALRNSVVLMEAMRPTTNPNFKIIKENLDKIGVVRQVMLKYCQYSSRYDKLKSGEITNIFDKNMAGGALYDIGVYPLYFTLAMFGEPQNYIGSNYLLSTGVDGCGTLLLNYDDKVAVVSYSKITDEKTPSEIIGEKGSIVIDKVSSVKGITIKYRDGKEEILGTTLYENDMRYEIEEFIKTINSKKVESELNNFTVSRKCVEIMEALANK; from the coding sequence ATGATAAAGTTTGGAATAATAGGAACAAGTAGTATCAGTGAAAAATTTATAGATGCTTTACAGAATACAAATGGGTGTAAGGCATATGCTATTCTATCAAGAGATGAAAATAAAGGTAAAAATTTTGCTGAAAAATTTGGAGTGACTAAAGTATACACAGAACTGAAAAAAATGCTAGAGGATATTGAGATTGATGCTATCTATATAGCTTCACCTAATGGGAAACATTTTGAACAAGCAAAGCTCTCACTTGAAGCTAAAAAAAATGTAATCTGTGAAAAACCAATAGTACCAACTGTAAAAGAGTTTGATATATTGAAAGATATAGCCTTAAGAAACAGTGTGGTACTTATGGAAGCAATGAGACCAACTACTAATCCAAATTTTAAAATTATAAAAGAAAATTTAGATAAGATAGGAGTAGTTAGACAGGTTATGCTGAAATATTGTCAATATTCATCAAGATATGATAAATTAAAGTCTGGAGAGATTACAAATATTTTTGATAAAAATATGGCTGGAGGAGCTTTATATGATATTGGGGTCTATCCTCTATATTTTACTTTGGCTATGTTTGGAGAACCCCAAAATTATATTGGAAGTAATTACTTATTAAGTACTGGAGTAGATGGTTGTGGAACTCTTCTACTGAATTATGATGATAAAGTAGCAGTAGTATCTTATTCAAAAATTACTGATGAAAAAACACCTTCTGAGATAATTGGAGAAAAGGGATCTATTGTTATAGATAAAGTATCTAGTGTAAAAGGAATAACTATCAAATATAGAGATGGAAAAGAGGAAATCTTAGGAACTACTCTATATGAAAATGATATGAGATATGAGATAGAAGAGTTTATAAAAACTATTAATTCTAAAAAAGTAGAGTCGGAGTTAAATAATTTTACAGTTTCAAGAAAGTGTGTTGAGATAATGGAAGCTCTTGCTAATAAATAG